A genomic stretch from Arachis stenosperma cultivar V10309 chromosome 3, arast.V10309.gnm1.PFL2, whole genome shotgun sequence includes:
- the LOC130968144 gene encoding KH domain-containing protein HEN4-like encodes MATCYPSPSPKRHSIAPMADPNSNPKPSYSNGPYRAPKSKPTPPPRHATFRILCHASRIGGIIGKSGNVIKALQQATGAKIRVEDAPQESPDRVIFVVAPVSSSAGGNGGDGDAGDGSEEVSQAQEALVKVFERILDVAAEGDSSCLDDERVVSCRLLAEAAQVGSVIGKGGKVVEKIRRDTGCKIRVLNDRLPACAAPSDEIVEVEGCASSVKKALLAVSRRLQDSPSVDKTMKTMGSRPYEVVQHGASGVLHETSTDLWQRTSALSNLSGGSNFNSNGVHTWHPEVNRAPVLDPKATQQEVMFRILCSDDRVGAVIGKGGSIVRALQSDTGANINIFPPFPDCEDRLITITAMENPETRYSPAQKAVVLVFSKSVEGIVEKGLDLGFKKELSVTARLVVPSNQVGCLIGKGGAIVSEMRKATGTSIRIIGGNQVPKCVSDNDVVQISGEFSNVKDALHNVTSRLRDNLFVSVRNSAGGRNLSSVPAETNPYGRPRDHIPLGGPPVLGVPHSLGTHSLSQSLDHLSLNPNLDHPSPGSWPQQRVAGINSRGTNDVVKGLTSRKGGLEHGSGSKATTVTKRTVEIPVPDDVFGSVYGENGSNLDQLRQISGAKVTVQEPRHSTRDRTVVISGTLDETRAAESLLQAFILNGSPS; translated from the exons ATGGCAACGTGCTATCCGTCTCCATCACCAAAACGACATAGTATCGCTCCGATGGCCGACCCCAATTCCAATCCGAAACCTAGCTACTCTAACGGCCCTTACAGAGCCCCCAAGTCCAAGCCTACACCGCCTCCCCGCCACGCCACCTTCCGTATACTCTGCCACGCGTCACGCATCGGCGGCATCATTGGTAAGTCCGGCAACGTCATCAAGGCGCTCCAGCAGGCCACCGGCGCCAAGATCCGGGTCGAAGACGCCCCGCAAGAGTCCCCCGACCGGGTCATATTCGTGGTGGCGCCAGTCTCTTCCTCCGCCGGCGGAAATGGCGGTGACGGCGATGCTGGAGACGGTTCGGAGGAGGTCTCGCAGGCGCAGGAGGCGCTGGTGAAGGTGTTCGAGAGGATACTTGACGTCGCAGCCGAGGGTGATAGCTCGTGTTTGGATGACGAGAGGGTTGTGTCGTGCCGTCTTCTGGCGGAGGCGGCGCAGGTGGGGTCCGTGATCGGGAAGGGTGGGAAGGTGGTGGAGAAGATCAGGAGGGACACCGGATGCAAGATTAGGGTTTTGAACGACCGTTTGCCGGCGTGCGCTGCGCCCTCCGATGAGATTGTTGAG GTAGAAGGCTGTGCCTCATCAGTAAAGAAGGCCCTTCTCGCAGTCTCTCGTCGGCTTCAAGATTCTCCCTCGGTCGATAAAACAATGAAGACGATGGGAAGCAGACCTTATGAAGTAGTTCAGCATGGAGCTTCCGGAGTTCTGCATGAGACTTCGACTGATCTGTGGCAAAGGACATCGGCATTATCGAATTTGTCAGGAGGCTCTAACTTCAATTCCAATGGAGTTCATACGTGGCACCCTGAAGTCAATAGAGCACCAGTCTTGGATCCAAAAGCAACTCAGCAGGAAGTTATGTTTAGAATTCTTTGTTCGGATGACAGGGTTGGTGCTGTCATTGGAAAAGGTGGCAGTATTGTAAGAGCTCTTCAGAGTGATACAGGAGccaatataaatatttttcctCCGTTCCCTGATTGCGAGGATAGATTAATTACTATTACTGCTATGGAG AATCCTGAAACGAGATATTCCCCAGCACAGAAGGCTGTTGTGCTTGTTTTCTCCAAGTCGGTAGAAGGCATTGTTGAGAAAGGGCTAGACTTGGGATTTAAAAAGGAGTTGTCTGTTACTGCACGTCTTGTAGTCCCATCAAACCAAGTGGGCTGTTTGATAGGGAAAGGAGGAGCAATAGTATCCGAAATGCGGAAGGCAACAGGGACTAGCATAAGAATAATTGGTGGCAACCAAGTTCCAAAGTGTGTATCAGATAATGATGTTGTTCAG ATATCAGGAGAGTTTTCAAATGTTAAGGATGCATTGCATAATGTAACTAGTCGACTGCGGGATAATCTTTTTGTTAGTGTGCGAAACAGTGCTGGAGGACGGAATCTTTCCTCTGTACCAGCTGAGACCAATCCCTATGGGAGACCGAGGGATCATATTCCTCTTGGAGGTCCACCAGTTCTTGGTGTTCCTCATAGTCTAGGTACACATTCTCTGTCCCAAAGCTTAGATCATctttcactgaatccaaatttAGATCATCCTTCACCAGGGTCATGGCCACAACAG AGAGTGGCTGGAATAAATTCTAGAGGCACCAATGATGTTGTCAAGGGGTTGACTTCTCGAAAAGGTGGCTTAGAACATGGAAG TGGGAGTAAAGCCACCACGGTGACCAAGAGAACTGTGGAAATTCCGGTACCTGATGATGTTTTTGGCTCTGTATACGGGGAAAATGGGAGCAATTTGGATCAACTGAGACAG ATTTCAGGTGCTAAGGTTACTGTCCAGGAACCGCGTCACAGTACAAGGGACAGGACTGTCGTGATATCTGGTACGCTTGACGAAACTCGAGCAGCAGAAAGCCTTCTCCAAGCTTTTATTCTCAATGGGTCACCCTCATGA
- the LOC130967576 gene encoding costars family protein, producing MNVEEEVQRLREEIKRLGQVQTDGSYKVTFGTLFNDDQCANIFEALVGTLRAAKKRKVVSYDGELLLQGVHDNVEITLNPTP from the exons ATGAATGTAGAAGAAGAGGTTCAACGCCTCAGAGAAGAGATCAAGAGGCTCGGTCAGGTCCAAACAGATGGTTCTTACAAG GTTACATTTGGAACACTATTTAACGATGATCAATGCGCAAATATATTTGAAGCACTTGTGGGAACGCTAAGGGCAGCCAAAAAACGGAAAGTGGTATCGTATGACGGAGAGTTACTCCTGCAAGGAGTCCATGACAATGTGGAGATCACTCTTAATCCTACCCCTTAA
- the LOC130968145 gene encoding fructose-1,6-bisphosphatase, chloroplastic, with the protein MQSASTTLYQLPSLRGKFQTLLSKAQLFPVRSFFCRPRTRPSVSGSGMRSVIALSGSSSSSYAVDDGFVTLIEYVGKRGINVEDGLVVLLDHIQYACKRIATLVASPFNSSLGKQEGIGAASGSDRDAPKPLDIVSNEIILSSLQKSGKVAVMASEENDAPIWISDDGPYVVVTDPLDGSRNIDASIPTGTIFGIYKRLEELDDLPTEEKAMLNSLQSGSRLVAAGYVLYSSATILCTTFGSGTQTFTLDHSTGDFILTNPSIEIPRRGQIYSVNDARYFDWPEGLRRYIDTIRQGKGKYPKKYSARYICSLVADLHRTLMYGGVAMNPRDHLRLVYEANPLSFIVEQAGGRGSDGKNRILSLQPVKLHQRLPLFLGSLEDMEELESYDDVQQRVNPGYEV; encoded by the exons ATGCAGTCAGCATCAACAACCTTGTACCAACTTCCCAGTCTCCGGGGAAAGTTTCAAACTTTGCTATCAAAAGCTCAACTTTTTCCAGTGAGGAGCTTTTTTTGCAGACCAAGAACAAGGCCTTCAGTTTCTGGGTCTGGGATGAGATCAGTGATTGCCTTAagtggttcttcttcttcttcgtatGCAGTTGATGATGGGTTTGTTACACTGATCGAATATGTGGGCAAAAGAGGAATAAATGTGGAAGATGGTTTGGTGGTGTTGCTCGATCACATACAATATGCTTGCAAGAGAATTGCAACTCTTGTGGCTTCTCCTTTCAATTCCAGCCTTGGCAAGCAAGAGGGTATTGGTGCTGCTTCTGGTTCAGATAGGGATGCTCCTAAGCCTCTTGATATTGTCTCG AATGAAATTATCTTGTCATCACTCCAAAAGTCTGGAAAAGTTGCTGTTATGGCTTCGGAAGAAAACGATGCACCAATTTGGATAAGTGACGATGGTCCATACGTGGTGGTAACGGATCCCCTTGATGGTTCACGAAACATTGATGCATCAATTCCAACTGGTACAATCTTTGGTATTTATAAGCGCCTTGAGGAACTAGATGATCTACCCACTGAGGAGAAAGCTATGCTGAATTCGCTCCAAAGTGGAAGTAGGCTGGTTGCTGCTGGATATGTTTTATATTCATCTGCAACTATACTGTGTACCACCTTTGGTTCCGGAACTCAGACATTCACTCTTGATCATTCAACAGGAGACTTTATCCTCACGAATCCAAGCATCGAAATTCCTCGCCGTG GGCAAATTTATTCGGTGAATGATGCTCGGTATTTTGATTGGCCTGAAGGATTAAGGCGGTATATAGACACAATTAGACAAGGAAAAGGTAAATATCCAAAGAAGTATTCAGCTAGGTATATATGTTCCCTGGTGGCTGATCTCCACCGAACTTTGATGTATGGGGGCGTGGCGATGAATCCGAGGGATCATCTCCGGCTTGTGTACGAAGCAAACCCTCTTAGTTTCATTGTAGAGCAGGCTGGTGGAAGAGGATCTGATGGCAAAAATAGAATTCTTTCCCTTCAACCAGTTAAATTGCACCAAAGGCTTCCTCTATTCTTGGGGAGTTTGGAGGATATGGAAGAGCTAGAAAGTTATGACGATGTTCAACAAAGAGTGAATCCAGGTTATGAGGTTTGA